TATTTTGccttaaaaaaaagtgtgtgtgtgtgagagagagagagaaagagagagagagagagaagagaaagatgGAAGCATTTCTTCTTGGATATGCCCTAGTGCACTGGTATTCTTATTGTAAATAAATTActtagccaaaaaagaaaatggtcagaTGTTTATGACAGAGAAGCCATGTTGGGCTAATCTACCAACTTTACTAACAATTTGTAGTTTATAAGCCACTCAATGGATGTAAAtagaacaaaaataattgtgtaGCATAAGACGTTACTCAATATACACCCCCAAACACTTTCACAGCTTGAAATAGATACTGGACACTTCACAGTTTGAGATATCTGGAATACAGGCTATCTTTAAAAATCTAGCCTAAATTACTAAAGAATTGTGTTCGTTCCAACTATATTTCAGAATGTGGAAACATAGTCTAGAACAGTACAAGATGGTTTAATatctaaacaaaaaattcataattcttCAGAAGAATAAATCAGTTAGGGCATTTATTACCAGTAATCTCCACATGAACAAGTTCCATTCCTAAAATGGTGGAACCTCCTGACATCTCTTAGAATGATCTCCCTGTCTACTATCTTAGATATAAACTTGGTCGCAGTATGGCAGTCATTACAAACTCTAAGGTTCTTGGCAACCCTAATGGTAGTTCCAGGAGGGCTGTTAAGGATGCCAAAAGCTATTGCCAGTTTCTCACTGTGCCCACAGAGTATAGTTTCCTTCTCCTCCTCGTCAATGTTATGGAGTACACAAGAAGTATCAGGCACATAACCCACCTTTCGCATCCTTTCAGACAGGGTTTCAAGAAATCCATGGAGCAGCTTACTTTGTGGGTGTAATACATCCCCAGCCAAAAACTTATGAACCTCATCGCCCAACTCAATCCAGCTACACCCAGGTTCTTTTCTTACTCCCATTTCCTTCATCTTTTTTCGAATCTCCATTGCCTTTCCCCAGAGTCCAGCAGAAGAGTAGATATTAGACAGAAGAACATAGTGGCTAGCTACATTTGGCTCCAAGTGGAAGAGATTGTTTGCTGCAATCTCTCCAATTTCTACTTTATGGTGCATCCGACAAGCACCAAGCAAGCTACTCCAGGCATCTTTTTTGTCAAACTCAGGAGGCATAGTATTGATAAGTTCAAATGCTTCTTCCACCCGACCAGCTCGACCAAGCAAGTCCACAACACAAGCATAGTGGTCTGGTGCAGGTTCAACCCTGTGGTCCTCTTTCATTCGATGGAATAAGTGTAAGCCTTCATTAACCATCCCTGAGTGACTACAAGCTGCAAAAACTGCAATAAATGTAACTTGAGTAGGCCTTAAAATGATGTTCTTTTCTCCTTCTGTGgccaaatttttaaatatttcaaagGCTTCCTCCCCTTTTCCATGCATCCCGTAAGCCATGATGAGAACATTCCAGGTAATTACATTCTTGATGGGCATCTGATCAAAAACTCTCCTAGATAAGTTCAAGCAGCCGCATTTTCCATACATGTCAACTAGTGCACTACCAACTGCAACATCAGATGCCAATAAATGTCTGACAGCATAAGCATGGATCTCTTTCCCCTTTGCTAGTGCTGCAAGAACAGAGCAACCTGGCAGAACAGTCATTAGTGTTACTGAATTTGGTTTAAGAATCCTATTTTCATCCACACAATCATCATCTCCGTATCTTTCCAGTTCTACCCTTTGCATCTGATTTAGAAGGTTGAGTGCATGATCATGGCATCCACTAATAACATAACCAGTGATCAATGTGTTCCAAGACACTATATCTCTTTGCTCCATGcagttaaatatatattttgaaatttctatCTTCCCCATCCTGGAGTACATATCAATAAGTGCATTCTGCATGTACTTATCCCTATCCAAACCCCTCTTTATTACATATCCATGCATACCTTCCATGTCAGAGAACAGTTCACAACTTACACAAGCTGGCAACACACTCGACATTGTGGTGGCATTTGGACAAATTCCATCAAGTGCTACCATTTGAAAGAAGAGGTCCAAGGCCTTCTCATCATGCTCATTTTGTGCATAACCAGTAATCATAGCATTAAAAATTGCAATATTTTGCTTTAAGATACCATCAAAAACTCGGCGACCACTTTCAACTTGTTGACAGTTACAATACATGTCAACCAAAGCACAGCCCAAAAAAGAATTCTCAACTAAATCAGTATTTTTCAATGCATAAGCATGAATTTCCTTCCCTCTGTCTAACATCTCCAAATGAGAGCAGGCAGGAAGTACGCTTGCAAAGGTGACCCCATCAGGTACAATTCCATTGAGAACCATGAGACGCAAGAACAATAACGCCTTTAAAAATTGATCATTTTGAGATAATAAACTTACCATGGTATTCCATGAAACCAAATCACGGTCCTCAAATAACTCAAATAAGGATCTCGAGTCATCAACCTTTCCAAGCTTAGCATACATAGACATCAATGCATTGTTTGTATACGTTCTCCAATTATCCGTTCTCAAACTATAAGCATGAACTTGCTTACCAAGCCGAAAACCATCATGTTTATGCAAATTCGAACAAGCAAGAGCCACACTTACCAATGTAAACGAACTAGGCACCACATTCTCAAACAACATTAACCGAAATGCCTCCAAAGCAAGCTCCCACTCCTGAAACCGACACAAGGCAGAAATGGCAGAGTTCCAAGAAACTTGGTCCCTCTCAGTAATTCTCTCGAACACCTTGTATACGTCCCCGACATCCCCACATTTCCCATACAGATTAACAAGGGAATTGGCCACGGTAACCCAGGAGGAAGCGTACCCAAACTTGAAGACATGGGCATGGATCTGTTTCCCCAAATTCAAGTCCTGAAGACCCGCCACGGCTTTGAGGACCGCCGGGAAAGCAAAGTTATCCGGTGGAATACCCAGTTGAGTCATTTGGATGTACGTTAAAATGGCTTCCAGAAAAAGATTGGACCGGGCTTGGAAGCGAAGGGATTCGACCCATGAGTCCTGAGAGCGTGATTCAGACAAGGGTTTTGCAGAgagagtggtggtggtggtggtggtgatggaggTGAGAGTAGTAGTGGTAAGAGGCTGAGAATGGACAGTGTGGCGGTCAGATTGGAGGGAAGGCAGTGTGAAACTACGTGAAGAGAATGGGAGAGTGAGAGGAGAAAGTGGTTGAATAGTGTAGCAAGACATCAGATTCTGGTACTGGTAGATGGTAGTTATTACAGTTGAGATGTTAACATACTAATTATTTTATGAGATTTTGGGCTTCACCTTAGATGCCATTAGTTTTTATGATGTGGTGCAGGGTAGAGAGTCTAAAAATCATATCCtctagtttgtttgtttgttttatatgGAGCACAGTTTAGGTCGAGTGCATTTAGTGTATTAGACCCATTAAGATGGTGACATATGTTCAAAAGTAGATGTGTATTATAATTTTAACGGGTTTAGTGCAACTGGACACTGGACCCAAACTTtacctttttattatataacaatTATGAAGTAACTGTTTTGttcttaaaatttgaagttgtttttattatggTATTTAGTAGTGTAATCATTCTTCTTATTTGATTTCGttatatttaactttttgtccctttatatttgattttgttttcatattgatactgtaattcatttttattagtaattttacagttaagtattatttatgttttttctaaaattaaaaaaaatgtcatttataTTTGACTATTTCTTGAATTGTTCTAAAATGTTTTGTAAGTAAAAAAACATACTTTGGACGATCGAATTATTAACGAAAATGAAAAACATAgctaaaatgaaatataatcaaatatgaaaattcATATTGAAATTAGCCTCAaactttttccatatttttaaGTGGAGGAGTGTCATTTTAATCATAAACTTTTTCCATTAAAAGTACTAGTTAATGTTATTGAGTTACAAGACACTTAACAATCATCTCCTCCATTtggtttaaattgaaaaaaaaaatacatttctaGTTgagttttttcataaatttaatgCACTATATGATTGggcttgatttttaaaatttttcattctaATTGTTACGTGGCTATGTACTGTGAATTTCCTATATCTCTTATTCTAGATTTACTCTATGTGTTTTAATTagttcaattaattttttttttttttgttgaattaggGATTTGACTTTGAATTTTGTCTACATCAAAAACCAATTAATCAACAATTGATATTTTAGTTTTATCATAAAGAGTATTCATCATTTAGTGGACAGGAGATTCAAATCTTGAAGTGATCtataattgagagagagagagagagagagagagagagagcattgtgtttgtatgtgtgtgtatatatatatagctagtaAACAAAGTATAAAATTTGCACGTGAATATAAACTACTATTAAATGTACAATGCTAACACCTTGATTGGTTGGTGTAAAAATTGGGGGAtggaaaataggagagaaacGTGAAGAAAGAATATATGGAGGGCCTAGGGGTTTTCTCTCACACTTTTCcatccctccaaccaaacaaagcatAAGAGAAcccaaacaagtaaaaaaagatAGCATCTTACAAGAATTTAAGGGGAAAATACTGTGGCAAATTGTAGTCTACTTGTATTTTGGAAATTCCATTATGTTTCACAAACGAAATTTTATCTTGATAATTGTTATTCTTACTTTCATTTATCATTGGGCtcgcacaaattttttttacataaaaatgatACAtgcatatcatatactatattatAGAAGAGCCATAGAAACAACAAATGCACGATTTGcctatctttttctctttggcAAGCGGTCAAATTCTCATTAATTAAGATATTTAACTTTAGGTAAACTTCGTTAGAGTAGTTTCAACACTAAAGTTCTATTTCAAAAGATCTCAAGAATTTAAAATAGaatccaaaatttattttaattgttttgatcatatagcatattttaatataataaaacttacaaattagATATATTCTTACACCAAGATGTTaaatttatgtttgtgtttagaTAATTTAATCTAGATGAAACTCTATTAAAGtacacacacaatcataataaatttgtaagtGCAAACTAATGAATTATTGACAGGTATTctttttgtttagaaaaatgTACATTATAGTTCATAATTAAGTATTTATTATTAGTTAACATGTGCCCTTAATCATTAATTTACAATACCTACTTTTCCTTGGATAgtgagaaaaatacaaaattgccTTTAAGAATTAAAGAATTGTTAGGTCGCAAATTTGCAATGGTTTTAGTTTTAGAAGGTGGGACAGGCTTTTGAaaggagttttatttatttattttttttatacaagatagaatttttattctaacataatctaaatgtatatgtgtgtgaagtttcctcctagagacttgaactccggcccttacccctacactccacaagcatttatacttgtagagtgaccaccgcaccaagggtgcacgGTGATTTTGAAAGGAGTCTTGAATATGCATACATTGCATTTAAAATAGGGAAATATACTTTCACATTCATTTATATCAAGTATTTCAAGCACATGCTATAATTGAAGTGAGAATATCTACACTtcaaaatgttttcaaaaacaaaaaaaaaatcacattttaatAGATAAAAGTGGATGTAATGTGATAATGTGAGAGAATAAAAGCACTTTAAAATATGCGGTACACCTGTGTCCTTGTCCTTGTTTCTCAAGAAGCTTGAATAGAGAATCTCATTCCACTGTATAGAATAGACCTGAAGAGACAACATACTAGCTCAAAGCctagagttcaaatcttcttcCAACAACTTGTCTGTTGCCTCCACTTCGTCTTCAACAATCTTAAAGTATGGATTCCCTTCAATTGGCTTAAAGTTATAGAAAATAAACACATAGAAAGCCAAGCTCCCAGCCTCATTTGCGGCATCCCTAACCCATGCATATCTATAATTCATCATCAGTTCAATTGCCAGAACTCCAATCCTTGTAAAATACAAGTACCCCACCACAGCCATGTAGAATTGCTTGAATAGTATTAGTTTTTCAAGATTCTTAGCGGCATTGCCATCTTTTTTAGATGCTTCTCGTAAGCTTTTAGTTGAAGAACTTATTGTGAAAAAAACCGCACAACAACATAAGATATCAATCAAATAGATAAATAGGATCCATGTAAACCAATCCTTTGCTATGGGACCTATTTCCACCAAAACAGCATGAGCTATATTCTCCAAAACTTGTAATGGAAGTACAATCATTAAAACCTTCTTATCGCGCTCTTGTATGTAAGGTTTCAACAAGAACCATCCATTCCCTATGAGGACAATAACAGTGAAAAGCAGAATATCCTTGAAGAACTGGAAATTGTCAAATGCTACATCCCAACCATGAGAAGTTCCAGTTTTTTTCACATCCACATAGTCTTGGAAAGCACATATGATCGCAAGCGCCTTGAAGAGAAGTAATGCACCCATAATTATATggattttaataataattgatcTTTGTTTGATGCATGTGAAGACCCATATAATGAAAAAACTTGTATatatgagaaagaagagaaaatagagcATTGGTAAATTGGTTTCGCCTGCAGAAAGAAAATCCTTTTCACCATGTTTCAAATTGTACATCTCCACATGGATATCCATTGAAAGTTCATACTCTGGTTGGCAATTACCAAACATCAAAACATAGTCGCCAGGTTCATTAATGGAGGTGGCAAAATTATAAGTTGATGAGTTGGTCGTGAGCTTTTCAAATGTGAATAACACTTTCCCATAATTATTTGACAAAATGCAGAAATCTTTGTTGAACATGGACTCATTGAAGATTGTGGACCAGGGTGATCTATCGAAAACTAAAAATCCGATGGAAGAAGGGTTCAGTTGTGCTGTGTGATTCTTTGATTTCCAAGAGATATCTTTTAGTGAAATGGAGGTGTGGCCATCTTTTAAGAAACCGAATTTATGAATCCAGATAAATTTTCGGTAGTCATTGGTAATGTGTGCGTTCATGATGTCAGAGACAGCAAAGGGAATGCTTGAAATTATGAGCAATGCATATGAGAGTTGAAGCAAAGGATGATGGTTTAGAGGAAAGAAGTTGAAGATTTCCATAGAGTGGATATGTGATTGAAACTTCAAATGTGAAAATTGGTATCCAAAGCTAGAGATCGAATTTCTTATGCTGCATGCATAAGTTGGTTCAAACTGAAAGCAATAATTTGCAAAGggctgtgtttggttggatATGAATGGCTCAAAattgttgtaacttgtaacagcaaaagagaaaaatggttTGCCATAGATTTAGAAGAGTGACAGAACAAACTTAAGACATCGATCAATTGTGtactttgatagttttttttttttcttgaaaccATTGTGAACATATAGTTCAAATTGTTAGTATTAGCAAAGAAGTTTGGGCTCTTTACGGTATCTCTCTAAGTTGTTGGTTTGCATTTTGGCTTAATAGGGACTTTGTTTTCAACAATGCCTATATTTAGCACCAACATATTTGGGTAGGACTATAGAAtgatatcttcttcttctttttttcaagaagaaagacCATGAACTTTTAATAGCAATACTAGGTATGGTTTTAACTCGGGTGGTATCCAATCaacaatatatacatattaaaaaGTTCACTAGGTCCTATTAGGTTCCTTAACGTTTTCTTTTCTCCCCATGGCCAAGGGTTAATTTGTTTTGACAATGTTGGCCTAGGCTACATTGAAACATTAACACTCTATTTGTCAATTAAACTTTAAAggtgaaatatttttttctctaaaatattattattattctttatctttttttttcctctctctcttttttctatttattctgcatcatattatttttgtctttaaactTCACCATAACTTTCCCAATCCTCTATCATATATAGTAAACTACGAAACTATGCGAAACATCAACCAAAATAATGCATAATAATTCCCAAATCTgttcaaacttaaaataaaaaataaataaaaaaaacaaaacaaaacaaatgttgtatatatctataatataattagaacccAAAAAGAACGCAATTTCCATAATATAACACACCTTGCCCAACCAAAATCAATCGcatcaataaaaaattcatgtCATATTCAACCTAGCAATACAGCTAACAGAAATTTTGTACTCTTTGTTAACTGTTTAAATCTTCCATgcacccaaaataaaataataaaaaaaccctcTTGTTGTTTCCTACTCATCTCGGCCCCATCTTTGTTGTCGACTATCACCCCATTACCCCATGACCCTCCCACTTCCCTTGCCCCCCACCATATGTGAAGCCATATCCATTGCTAAGCCTTTGGCAACAAAACTGATAGGGATGGTGGAAACCAATGAGACTGAAACGAAAAGCTCCCTGATCAGATCATCCCATTTAACCCTGTCGAGTTTGAAAAGCCCAACTCCCACGCCCTACTCAGACTCCTTCCCTCCTACACCACACGATTTATGTAACCCAATGAGACTGAAATGAAGTACTTTATCATGATTTCCAACAACAACTCTTGTTGTGGGTCATTGCGGAACACGCATTCATGGAGTTGGGGGTGTCGAAGGTGGCTAGGATGGTGGCAAAGTCGCTTATTCGAATTGGTGGGCTTGAGCATGGTAGAGGGCAAATGAATAATGGGTAGAAATAGAGATGGCAATGAGGCGGGGCGAGGCAGGGTCGAAGGACGGGGTCTTCGTCCCCGCCCCACATGGTTTTGTCTTACCCCATCTCTGTCCCGCTCCATATGATGGGAAAAACTTTCTCACCTTATCCCCACCCCTTGAGACCCCAAAAAGCTCCGCCCCATCCCATAAAactttactttttgttaatttgccctacaattagtacaatttttttaataaaacctatttcattaataaaaatattcttgaaattacaactaaatttatctcatcaaatcaaatcaatttttagaaaaaattgaataatatatccaagtgtTTCAAGacaatcacaacaaaaaataaataaataaataaaatctcatagtataacacataacaaaataaaggcagagaaccacattaggtagaataaaataagctaatatagatatgtttgtttaaatagtaaaattttagagtatgaaaaatttacaattataaccttTAGCAACTCGAAAGGGGGAGGGGAGGGGCAGGGCGGGGTGGGTTTAAAAAGTCTAAACACATCCCCGCCCTACTCCGTGATGCGGGGCTAAAATCTTGTCTCATCCCCACCTCACCACTTTTGCGGGGTAGGGAAAACCCACGTGAGGCGAAGTGGAGAGGGGCATGTTAAGTGGGGCAGGGCAAAATGGCCATCCCTATGTAGAATCTTCAAAGgacgaggaggaggaggagcatGGGAAAGtctatgatttttctttttggttgtgGTTGTTGCTTTTAGGTCTTGGACAGTCTAGGGGtcagttgtgaaaaaaaatttctattagtTTTGTTAAGTTAGAGATGACATGggtttttaattaatgtagttGACTTTAGTTAGGTCAAGTGTATTATACCTCCTTAAGATACCTACAAGCAGAGGCCCTCATTAGTTTCGTACGAGGACATTTAAAAGTATCAAATCTTAGTAGGAATCAAGATGCAAAGCCTCTAAAAATTTCTAGAATTTCAACCTTTAAATATGACgaatattcaacaaaaaatcattcaaatcaTTCTTATCAATCTTAGATCTctactggaatcaagctcaaaatgccctcaagaaattcaaaagtttcTAAATCAGTCAATGAAATTCTACAGATTCAAGTGTTCCGAAGAACTTACACTACATATCTTTGAAGACGAAGATCattcaaagaaaacaaagaacgaagaatttctaacaagcgcATGTCAAAAAAGTTCATCATAATCCAGTTTTCAAGATCTCTTAGTCCACTTTTCAATCAAAGTGAAGGAAACTTGGCGTTTGAATCAAGATTGTATTTGCTAGAGGATTAATATGTTGTAAAAGAATACATGAGAACTGTGCACACTCattcatcaatataaaaatacatgtgtgaaacattttcatttgtttggttttcaaacttgaaaatatgtgtttattaGTTGCTAACCTGTGCAATGCACggtattatataatataaatgtgtaaaatttatattgatttcaatgtcaaagtaaaaaataaaattattattctcTCAATAACTCAAATGATATTTCATTCCTAAATAACATCAATTTACCTCAATAGAGAGGTAGAAACTCTAGAAGTTGAAGCCCACCAAGCTCTCTTGTAGCTTTGTGTTGTTTTTGTACCTCCTTATAGTGTTTTTCTCATTCTTTGTCAATTAGCCACTAATTAGGTGAAACTTTTAAACTAACAAAGAATTAGTGGAGTTTGTTATGGCCATTGGCTAAAGCAAACATTTCAATTAGACATTAggaccaacaaaaaaataaattgaaaggaAATAAAGAGACCCAAATgtcaaaacaaaagataatcAAGATAATTCAGTCAttctaaaaatatacaatttaatatAATGTCTAGTAGAAATAATTGGTATTCGTTTAAAACATCCAATATAGTACGAATAATAACTGATTCAATGATTATTCATAAAAGCAAAACACCAATAAGTTGATTATAAATATGGTGACAATATTGGAATTTAGTATCACCTCCTTCATTTGTCAAAACATgtagaatttgaaattgatatAAGGAGAGGATAATGAAAAGATATTGAAAACTTAATTAAGATTAATTCAATCTTTCAAACACACGTATTGAATTCTACAAAatggaataaaatattttaaatttagttgCTAAACGCGTTCACTTTTAATCATGATTGCCTACATCATATTGAACACAAAAGATTGATTTCATAAACAAAAGTAGTGACTCACTACCAAATTTAGGAAGTTCATCTTCTTGCTTCATgcttcttgtttttaaattttaaattataaagttCTACAATAAAAAAGATCAGGTGCAAAATTTGTATTGGATAAACTACAATAAATCAACGAACTGAACCTGATGTTCAAGCTCTACTGGATAAAACGTTCCCAACTGTTGAATATGAGTAGATCATAATGCTGCTCTTTAACTTAgtttgctctctctctttgctGATTGCTACCAATCTAAaaaccacaccaaaaaaaaaaaaccttatataGGAACAATCCTGCATATGCAATTCTCatcgaaaaagaaaagaaaagaaaagcaatctATATATCAATTCCAAGAAATACTAAACAAATAATTCCAAAAAACAAAGAGGGAGTGGAAAATCAACCTTCACCGAGGAGTGGGACGCAAAGATACTAATGAGGTTTAATATTTGTGTTGGTGCTGTAAAGGGAGGTTTGTatgcgagaaaaaaaaaattatgtttatgttGATGCCGTATAGGTTTCTTATGCAAGAATGGAAGAAACCCTaaaggttttttaaaaataaaacttttaaaaaaaaatacgtgtaaatttattgaaatttttgttacagaattttagttgaagtagaattttcatgctcttgaaacatatatctaataaaattttacataaactaaactattgtaaCACTTGATAACATAATTATAGgttgaagagaaataataaatatataagaaataaaacctaaaataaaaagaaaaagaaaatagtgaggatgtggaaaattgtgggagttttAGAGGCTTCAGTTATATATTGATAAAGTttctgtagacactcgattttgcacccataatttagaTAGACTCGACTTTTTGGTTTATTTACATGTATCCTTTTAAGTAAACCGTGCAACGCAGTAACCTTTAACTAGTTATAAGTAAGAAAGTGAAGTAAAATCCTTAACCTAGTGTTCTGTAATTTATTGAGCCATATTCGTTGGGCTTGCATAGGCCCAAAGTGCGCCCATATTTGCACAATATCAGTAAAACCTTAACCTAGAGTTCACTGCATGTGGTATGTAAAAATATTCTCCAAAACAGAGAAAACAAtctgtcaaataaaaaaaatagtctcGATAATCCACCTTatgatattataaaataaataaaaaataaaacttagatATAGTAGTTATTCCTTAGGTTATCCTCTTAAGATTCAGTCATATGGCTGCTTAAGAACAGTACCtaagtactatacctaagtcttattaaaaataaaaataaaaatctcatagCAACTGCATTGGTCTCCCTGTACGAGGACAATTTTGGAAGGAAACTCAATAAACACCCCATCAACTTTCCTATtacttatctatttttggagaaataataaataaataaataatatttaaataaaatcaaatttagaaTAGAAAATTTGACGTAGTTGTTTTGAACtgtggttaattaattaatttttttaaaaaaaagtagattcttattttaaaatagtagAAGGTTTTTTGTGGTACTTACACGATACACACCTACATGTCATGGGATGGGAGGTCATGGAGATGGTGCTGGTCCTTTGTGAACGTGGAAAGAAACAGTTTACTCGGTGACTCTGGCAAATTGTGTATGTAAAATGCAATGAGATGTTGTGTTTTAAAGTTTCACTTTGATATGTGCAAATACAATTTTGTGGCGGGCTTTGCTCATtcatattttaatctttttgagtgattttttctctaaattataCTACTACAGAACAAAATTTCTATAgtgaatttttcatttaaaaaaaaaaaaaaaaaaaaaactgaagtcTGTTGAGGGAAAACCAAGGCTATGAATGTTCTAGTGGTGGCTAGCGTTTTGGGTTAGAGGTCGAAAATGGAACCAGGCCACAACACATCTTGACTCATGCCTAGTGGCCCGTATGGCCCACCCACAGCTATGATTGGTGCACAGTATGTGAAAAATCTAGGACTACAACATTTAATACAACAACTTTGTTACAATCTCGACATTACTGTAAGCGGTcgaataaaaattaatgagttTATATAAAAGTGACATACAGTCGATTACAATAtatcatataaaataattttaaaaatgtgatAAAGGTTGTAGTCCTAAAATAACTCTTAGTTAATATGATAATATCATTTGAAATGGCTTaagaaaaaattctaacaaCATCTATGctatacccaaaaaaaactctttgtttAATTTAGACTCAATTGAGGCTAGTTATAAAGCCCAAATCCATTTAATATTTGCTTAACGTGGGACTTTGTACATATCCAGATAACACACTGTTTAACTAATTCAATATCTCTAGTCAACCTAAGGTACAACAAGAAACCTCTCACTCACATAATTCCTTC
This portion of the Castanea sativa cultivar Marrone di Chiusa Pesio chromosome 7, ASM4071231v1 genome encodes:
- the LOC142642617 gene encoding pentatricopeptide repeat-containing protein At3g57430, chloroplastic isoform X2 — protein: MSCYTIQPLSPLTLPFSSRSFTLPSLQSDRHTVHSQPLTTTTLTSITTTTTTTLSAKPLSESRSQDSWVESLRFQARSNLFLEAILTYIQMTQLGIPPDNFAFPAVLKAVAGLQDLNLGKQIHAHVFKFGYASSWVTVANSLVNLYGKCGDVGDVYKVFERITERDQVSWNSAISALCRFQEWELALEAFRLMLFENVVPSSFTLVSVALACSNLHKHDGFRLGKQVHAYSLRTDNWRTYTNNALMSMYAKLGKVDDSRSLFELFEDRDLVSWNTMVSLLSQNDQFLKALLFLRLMVLNGIVPDGVTFASVLPACSHLEMLDRGKEIHAYALKNTDLVENSFLGCALVDMYCNCQQVESGRRVFDGILKQNIAIFNAMITGYAQNEHDEKALDLFFQMVALDGICPNATTMSSVLPACVSCELFSDMEGMHGYVIKRGLDRDKYMQNALIDMYSRMGKIEISKYIFNCMEQRDIVSWNTLITGYVISGCHDHALNLLNQMQRVELERYGDDDCVDENRILKPNSVTLMTVLPGCSVLAALAKGKEIHAYAVRHLLASDVAVGSALVDMYGKCGCLNLSRRVFDQMPIKNVITWNVLIMAYGMHGKGEEAFEIFKNLATEGEKNIILRPTQVTFIAVFAACSHSGMVNEGLHLFHRMKEDHRVEPAPDHYACVVDLLGRAGRVEEAFELINTMPPEFDKKDAWSSLLGACRMHHKVEIGEIAANNLFHLEPNVASHYVLLSNIYSSAGLWGKAMEIRKKMKEMGVRKEPGCSWIELGDEVHKFLAGDVLHPQSKLLHGFLETLSERMRKVGYVPDTSCVLHNIDEEEKETILCGHSEKLAIAFGILNSPPGTTIRVAKNLRVCNDCHTATKFISKIVDREIILRDVRRFHHFRNGTCSCGDYW
- the LOC142642617 gene encoding pentatricopeptide repeat-containing protein At3g57430, chloroplastic isoform X1; this translates as MSCYTIQPLSPLTLPFSSRSFTLPSLQSDRHTVHSQPLTTTTLTSITTTTTTTLSAKPLSESRSQDSWVESLRFQARSNLFLEAILTYIQMTQLGIPPDNFAFPAVLKAVAGLQDLNLGKQIHAHVFKFGYASSWVTVANSLVNLYGKCGDVGDVYKVFERITERDQVSWNSAISALCRFQEWELALEAFRLMLFENVVPSSFTLVSVALACSNLHKHDGFRLGKQVHAYSLRTDNWRTYTNNALMSMYAKLGKVDDSRSLFELFEDRDLVSWNTMVSLLSQNDQFLKALLFLRLMVLNGIVPDGVTFASVLPACSHLEMLDRGKEIHAYALKNTDLVENSFLGCALVDMYCNCQQVESGRRVFDGILKQNIAIFNAMITGYAQNEHDEKALDLFFQMVALDGICPNATTMSSVLPACVSCELFSDMEGMHGYVIKRGLDRDKYMQNALIDMYSRMGKIEISKYIFNCMEQRDIVSWNTLITGYVISGCHDHALNLLNQMQRVELERYGDDDCVDENRILKPNSVTLMTVLPGCSVLAALAKGKEIHAYAVRHLLASDVAVGSALVDMYGKCGCLNLSRRVFDQMPIKNVITWNVLIMAYGMHGKGEEAFEIFKNLATEGEKNIILRPTQVTFIAVFAACSHSGMVNEGLHLFHRMKEDHRVEPAPDHYACVVDLLGRAGRVEEAFELINTMPPEFDKKDAWSSLLGACRMHHKVEIGEIAANNLFHLEPNVASHYVLLSNIYSSAGLWGKAMEIRKKMKEMGVRKEPGCSWIELGDEVHKFLAGDVLHPQSKLLHGFLETLSERMRKVGYVPDTSCVLHNIDEEEKETILCGHSEKLAIAFGILNSPPGTTIRVAKNLRVCNDCHTATKFISKIVDREIILRDVRRFHHFRNGTCSCGDYCFFSQ
- the LOC142643941 gene encoding protein CANDIDATE G-PROTEIN COUPLED RECEPTOR 7-like, coding for MGALLLFKALAIICAFQDYVDVKKTGTSHGWDVAFDNFQFFKDILLFTVIVLIGNGWFLLKPYIQERDKKVLMIVLPLQVLENIAHAVLVEIGPIAKDWFTWILFIYLIDILCCCAVFFTISSSTKSLREASKKDGNAAKNLEKLILFKQFYMAVVGYLYFTRIGVLAIELMMNYRYAWVRDAANEAGSLAFYVFIFYNFKPIEGNPYFKIVEDEVEATDKLLEEDLNSRL